The Lycium barbarum isolate Lr01 chromosome 12, ASM1917538v2, whole genome shotgun sequence genome includes a region encoding these proteins:
- the LOC132622264 gene encoding probable serine/threonine-protein kinase PIX13, with translation MGNCFGSEICDPNTLSKDPSYSTRPSTPDSKNYSSGVGFSTSSSTGHSRFSVAASDDSCLSGGEILPTPNLKTYSFSDLKSATRNFKSDTVLGVGGFGTVFKGWVDEKTFAPTKVGTGMVVAIKKLNSESMQGFEEWQAEVNFLGRLSHPNLVKLLGYCLEDKELLLVYEFMPKGSLENHLFRRSTAIEPLSWELRLKIAIGAARGLAFLHSSEKQIIYRDFKASNILLDGSFHAKLSDFGLAKVGPSAGNSHVTTRVMGTYGYAAPEYIATGHLYVKSDVYGFGVVVLELLTGLRALDTKRPSGQHNLVDWVKPMLSHKRKLKSIMDTRMEGQYSSKAATLIAQLTIKCLEGEPKKRPSMKEVVEVLEQVESIKEKPKASKRKSEPSSHRYKQSPRSHHPSPRGASPHGFGGGSGR, from the exons ATGGGGAATTGTTTTGGATCAGAGATTTGTGACCCTAATACTCTTAGCAAAGACCCTAGCTACTCAACTAGACCTTCCACACCAG ATTCAAAGAACTACAGCAGTGGTGTTGGATTTTCGACTAGCAGCAGTACTGGGCATAGCCGTTTTTCAGTGGCTGCAAGTGACGACTCATGTTTGAGTGGTGGAGAAATATTGCCTACTCCTAATTTGAAAACATATAGTTTTTCTGATCTCAAGTCTGCCACAAGAAATTTCAAGTCTGACACAGTTTTGGGGGTGGGCGGTTTTGGGACGGTATTCAAAGGATGGGTCGATGAGAAGACATTTGCTCCAACTAAAGTTGGCACTGGAATGGTTGTTGCTATCAAGAAGTTGAACTCAGAGAGCATGCAGGGATTCGAAGAGTGGCAG GCGGAAGTGAATTTCTTAGGAAGGCTTTCACACCCGAACCTTGTTAAATTGCTGGGATATTGTTTGGAAGACAAGGAACTGTTACTTGTATATGAATTCATGCCAAAAGGAAGCTTGGAAAACCATCTTTTCAGAA GGAGTACAGCTATTGAACCACTTTCTTGGGAGTTGCGGCTCAAAATTGCCATAGGAGCAGCACGAGGCTTAGCTTTCCTACATTCTTCAGAAAAGCAGATCATTTACAGAGATTTCAAGGCCTCCAATATACTGCTTGATGGG AGTTTCCATGCAAAGCTATCAGATTTTGGCTTAGCTAAAGTGGGGCCGTCAGCTGGGAACTCACATGTGACAACTCGTGTTATGGGCACGTATGGTTATGCTGCTCCTGAATACATTGCAACAG GTCATCTATATGTAAAAAGTGATGTGTATGGATTTGGTGTAGTCGTGCTTGAGCTTTTAACAGGCTTACGAGCACTTGACACAAAACGACCTAGCGGACAGCATAATTTGGTGGACTGGGTGAAACCAATGCTTTCTCACAAAAGGAAGCTGAAGTCCATTATGGACACCCGAATGGAAGGCCAATATAGTTCAAAGGCAGCAACGCTTATCGCTCAGCTTACTATAAAATGCCTGGAAGGAGAACCTAAGAAGAGGCCTTCTATGAAAGAAGTAGTGGAAGTGTTGGAACAAGTTGAATCCATAAAGGAGAAACCAAAAGCTTCCAAAAGAAAATCCGAGCCTTCATCTCATCGATACAAGCAATCGCCGAGAAGTCATCATCCTTCACCACGTGGTGCAAGCCCCCATGGATTCGGAGGCGGATCTGGAAGATGA